A segment of the Deltaproteobacteria bacterium genome:
GGCTCTTCGACGTTTGATGTGGAATTTTCACGGGCCTAGTAGCTCTGCGATGGGTGCACCAATCAGGTAGATCACGGTGATGAACGTCGTCACATTCCGATACCCCCTGGCACGTGTTCGGGCTGCCTGGAAGAGGCTGTTGAGGCTTTCCAGTCGGGCGTTGGTCAGAAGCGATTCCCATCGCCGCAGGATTCGGTCCAGATGGACTTCAAAGGTCTCCAATGCCTTGCGTACAGGCTCCAATAGCCGCGAATCATCGACGAGTTCCTTGGCGAAATTGAAAAACCGGGATGCTCTCCACCTTGCCGCCGAGCGGCTGTCCGCCTCACGGACCCAGCGTAACAGCTCTCTGACCCGAAAGGCCGTGGCTGTGGCCAAACCCCTTTCCTGCATCTCGTTGAGTGCTGCTTCCTGCTTTTGCGTGCGGTGCGTTTCCAGCGCCTTGAGCGTGGCCCAACGCGCGCCCTTGGGAAGCGCTACTTCCTTGTACTCGAGCCTCCGCACCTGGTCTATGGCTTTGGTGAATATCTGGACAACATGGAACCAATCCACCGTGACAGAGGCGCATGGAAATGTCTCTTCGGCCGCAGAGAGAAAGGCCGGCGACATATCGCAGACCACCTCAATCACGTTCTCGGATCTCCCGCCGTGTTCCTTGAGATGGTTGGCAAATTCTTTCAGGCATTGTTTGCCTTTGCCTGGTGTGGCGAAGATGACGGGACGCGTGACCCGGTCCATGTCCACGAAGATGGTGACGTAGTGATGGCCCCGCTTGGTGGCAGTCTCGTCGAGGCCGATGCCGCACAGTTTGCTCAGGTCGACCTGACCCATGGCCTTGAACACGTAATACTCCACGACGCGCCAGATGCGCTTGTCGGTGACGCCGACGTGGCTCGCGACCGCACTGATGGGCATTTCCCGGGCCAGAAGCATGACGACCTGCTCGAAAAGCAGGGTGAAGCCGCTGCCGGGACGAGCCCAGGGAACTTCGACTCGGCAGACGCCGTGTTCAGGACAC
Coding sequences within it:
- a CDS encoding ISL3 family transposase, whose product is MNANDLLTLGLGLTEPWQVVSQELDLHKQPSELRLEVDAGRGALYPCPVCAKLCKAHDFKEFTWRHLNFFQHHCQITARVPRITCPEHGVCRVEVPWARPGSGFTLLFEQVVMLLAREMPISAVASHVGVTDKRIWRVVEYYVFKAMGQVDLSKLCGIGLDETATKRGHHYVTIFVDMDRVTRPVIFATPGKGKQCLKEFANHLKEHGGRSENVIEVVCDMSPAFLSAAEETFPCASVTVDWFHVVQIFTKAIDQVRRLEYKEVALPKGARWATLKALETHRTQKQEAALNEMQERGLATATAFRVRELLRWVREADSRSAARWRASRFFNFAKELVDDSRLLEPVRKALETFEVHLDRILRRWESLLTNARLESLNSLFQAARTRARGYRNVTTFITVIYLIGAPIAELLGP